The Drosophila suzukii chromosome X, CBGP_Dsuzu_IsoJpt1.0, whole genome shotgun sequence DNA window GGACGAAGCAactatttgtattttaaatgttaaatgtTTACAAAATATCACACGTGTTTTTGACGCGCAGTACTTTCGATTCGATTGTTGAAATCGGATCAGTCATCGATGCGCAACAGCTGAAGCTGGTATCGATATGTGTCTGTGCTAGAATGGcgggaaaatataaatttcctaaaataccaaatattatttattaaaacgACGACGATTACAGAATATTGgctatttgtttatttttggtaCACAATCGCAGATTGTTTTGAATCTCTTTTGCTTTCTGACACACGCTTTGCACTTACAACTATGATTCGAATGGTCTTCCAGTGCGCAACCTCCGACAGAAGGCAGCACGTCCGGGAACACAGAGGTTATTCAGTACGGATCGGAATCGGTGTCCTCCTCGCTGTCGCCATCAAAGTCGCCATCCCACACAATAGGCCAGACGGCGTTGCGGGAGCAGCTTCCGCCCAGGGCCTTGCAGAACGTGTTGAAGGTGTTGGCCTGGCTGAAGCCCAGGATCTCGCGCTCCTCGTAGATGCGGTACGTGAAGGTGCTCTCGTAGGTGCCCACGAAGTAGCGGGCGTAGGCACAGACCAGCTGGTCGACCACCGCCACGCCCCCATCCTTCAGCTCGCGCCGTTGGACGTTCGACTCCGGCGCAAAGTGAACGAAGCGGAAGCGGTAGAAGAGCTCCTTCAGCTCCATCAGCTCGTAGGGCGTAGCGTCGCTAGCCAGGAACACTGTGGTCAGGTTGAACGCGCGAAGCAACTGCTTGACCTGCTGGGCGGCCGCCTTCAGGGTGGGCGTGGTCGCCTCTCGCGATCGCACAAAGTCGCCCCGCCTGAGGTGGGCGCACAGGTAATCTCCACCCCTCGCGTTGCGCTTTGGTCGCTCCAGCTCCCACATGGCGGGCCGCTGAACACCGGCTGAATCGGTTGTGGTGGCCAGCGCCTGCTGTCGGAAATCGTCGGCCACCTGGTCAAGATGCCGGGCAAAGCGCATGGAGCGTCGGGCTCGCCAAAAGTGTTCGTCGCCCCAGTGGTCGTGAAGCACGGTCTCGGCACTGAGCAGAGCGCAGGTGCGCATGTCGTCGGCGTCCTCCGTCCCCGCCGTGTCCTCGTCGATGGCCCCGCGGAGCAGCTGTTCCAGCAGTCCTGCGCTGCCCTGAAAGCGGACGCAGTGAAAGCGGCCCACGCGCAGCTCCGGCTGTTGCAGCAGGGGTCCACCCGATAGGGATCCCTCGCTGCACGGCTTGTCCGTAATGCGCTCGAACTTGTCCCGGAAGATGCCCTGCTCTAGCATGATCTCGTAGTGCTGCAGCCGGAAGGCGTGCGTCACGTGGACAAGGGGGGCGCCCGGATTGCCGAAGAGCCGCTGCTCAGCCAGAAACTCCTCGTAGTCCAACACGGGCGCGTAGCGGCGCAGGCTGGCCAGGTCGAAGAAGTGACTCCAGGGCAGTCCAGCCTGCTGCAAGCCCTGCGAGTGCCAGTGGTAAAGGCGTGGCCACGGTGGCAGGACGAGGCGCACATTGCGGAACCGCTGGCGCCTCCGCAGACGgcgcacgaacaccgccatgCGAATGTAGACGTCCCGGCGCAGGTTGAAACCCTCGGAGATGTTCACGTCGTAGAGAATGTACACGGTGCCCCTCAGGGCGAGCACCTCAGGTGGACAAGTCTCTGGCAGTGGCAGGATCTCCGACAGCATTCGTTTGGCACAGGTGGCGCTGCTTTTCCGGAAACCGCCACTTCTCCTGCTTGCAGTCCCGTTCCGGAAGGCGGCCTCCGTGCCGACCAGCaggtggaggagcaggagcaggaggaggTGGACATGGAGCAGCGCCAGTGCCGGAGGCCCAAGCCTGGGCCAGCTCCCTCGCATTTTGGCTTTGTTTTGAGTTGGGTGTTGGTATTTTCTTTGGGTCAGAGGAAAGCGCTAACGCTGTCGGTATTTTTTCagaaaaaaatctaaaaagtATTTGAATAGGAAATTGTAACGGCTTCTGTAAATATAAAGCATAAAATGTAACTTAAGAAGTGTTTTTTCGCTTTATTTTTTACATCAGGAATTGTTGAAAACACTATGATTTATATTTCTATAAATTGAAAGcgatgtttttaaaatttgtggGCATCATATCACCGATGTCtttttcttcttcattttatgTGAATTATGGTGGGGTTGGCCAAAGTCTTAAAGGACttatacaaatatctaaaaaagaaaattattttaaaatctgtATTCAGTGGCGTAGCCTGGATTTTGGTGCCCCCTGGATACGCCTCTGGGCTCAAGTCAAGTCATGGGGATCTAGAATCTCTAGCAAAAACCCCAAAAAGCTCTGCGAAAGCTCGCCACGCTAATCTCGAACAGCTGACTTTAGCAAAACATTGCTATTGCTATGGCATTTGGGGCCGTCGGTCTAGTGACTAGTCAGATACGAGATACGGAAGCCAGGCGAGCCGAGGAGGGCGCGAGATGCGGACGCCGTGCGTAACCACAGTACAAACTAGAATTCCAATAAGTTAGTCTAACTTAAGTTCAGGCCCCTCTCCCCATCCAATAAAAATCTGCCAAGAAAACGTAAGTAACTATTCACTACTCACCtgacaaaaacaacaacaacgatgAAGGCGGTGGATTAAATTATGGCCGACACGATCTGTCACGCTCTCGTTTACAAGCGACGTAATCTGTTTGCGTAGTGACTagtgggaaaggaaaggagAGGAGAGCCAAACGTGCCGTTATTTTCCATTCATTTTATTCTCCCTCTCTATTACATAAAGTCCTTGCAAAAGTGCTTCCTCCTCTCGCGCCATCCCACTCTCGTTCGCATTGCGTGAGAGCAGTGCCAGGAGCGGATTCAATGCAGGGCAAAAATGAAGCATTCCAAAAAGTTACTTTAATTTCATCATTAGTAAATACAAATCctttttatacatattttcttATTGGACGAAAATCAACCAGTGTAATGCTTACAAAGCGCTCAATTATAACAGAAAACATaacaatatttaatatttaacaaCTCTTCAACCAAGACAACCCCAGTGTCCGTTAATAAGAgttatttgtaatttttattattattgacTACTggtaattttatttattttttaacgaATTAGGCTGATTTGTATGCACTTTAAAGTTAAGTGtaaatttagtattttttgCTTTCCAAGTTTTCTGATTGTTTTATACTTTGTGGACAAGTGTTAAAATTGCGTTATTTTTCGACTTATTAAACAATAATTCGCAATGggcctttttaaatttaaatcacAAACAACTTTTGACTTGCGGTCCGTGGACAACACAATAGCATTGCCTCTGGGCGCAGGTTGGAAGAAACGAAATATTAATTAAGGGCCCTCAAAACCCAATAGAGATCCGCACCTGACAAGAATGCACTGTGCATATGCTGCTCTCCTCCCACCAACAGGTGCTCTGCAGCCAAGACTGCACATGTTGTTGTTCCGTCCCGCTCGCTCGGCTGAGGGTCAAGATCGGCGCGAAGAATTTCTCCCCGAAGCCTAATAATTGTGCATCCCGATTGCCATGTTCGAATTTAGAAAGTGCACTCATCGCACGGCTAGTTTCAGCGCAGCGTCCGAGACATCGAGACCCCATAGCCATAGCCCCATCATATACCACGGCAAGTACTCTCCATTCTGACCATGGCCAGCTCCTGACCCCCGCCGCCCCTCGCAGACAATGACCTTCGAATAGAATAGAAAGGCCTCTCCTCCGTCGTCGTCGTTGATGTTGTTGGTTTAGGTTAGGCAATACAATAGCTTAGGATCCGATCCGAAACGTTACATGTTCTCCATTCTGGCCAGCTCACGAGATGGTGCCACAGGCTGTGAAGCTGCTCCAGTCCTCGCTGGGCCAGTGGCGACGCGGGGTCGCCAGTGGAGTAAAGCTGCATCCCATGGCCAAGGGCGCGCTAACGTACGCAGTCATGTGGCCCACGGGCAGCCTGATCCAGCAGGCGCTGGAGGGACGCAAGCTGCGTAAGTATCCACTCCACTCGTCCATCGCATCCATGGCTAACTCCTACCCTGCACCCATAACCAATCCTTCACTAACGATTTGCAGGGGACTACGACTGGGCCAGGGCGCTCCGCTTCAGCTTGTTTGGAGCCCTGTACGTGGCGCCCACTCTGTACGGCTGGGTGCGGCTCACCAGCGCCATGTGGCCGCAGACCAATCTGCGCACGGGCATCGTCAAGGTAAGATCTCAGACTCCATCACGTGCTCCAGCTTCAGCGGACTAAGCTCACCCTCACACGCCCCTTTGCAGGCCATCACGGAACAGCTTTCCTACGGGCCCTTTGCCTGCGTAAGTTTCTTCATGGGCATGAGCCTGCTGGAGCTGAAGACCTTCAGTCAGGCCGTGGACGAAACGAAGGAGAAGGCTGCGCCCACGTACAAGGTAACGCCCATCCCGCTCCTTGCTGCTCCCAACCCGCTCACAGCCATCTCATTACTACCCAATACCACCCAGGTCGGCGTATGCATCTGGCCATTCCTGCAGACCATAAACTTCTCGCTGGTGCCGGAGCACAACCGCGTGGTGTTCGTAAGCATTTGCAGCCTAATGTGGACCATCTTCCTGGCTTACATGAAGACGCGCCACGAGGAGCAGGCGGATACAGCGGATCTCCCCTGTACATAGTTCTCCGTGTTGTCATATTTGTTACCTGTTGTACGTCCCTTAGGCCAATTGTTGAATTAGATAGCATTAGCGTATGTGAATCGGTATTTTAATGGTGCTAGTGGAGTCCTTTAGCTGCTTAGATCAGGTGGCGAACGTCCCACGACAAGCCGGCCCACCCAAAGGGAAGACAACGTGGAGGAGCTGCCCACCGTCTCCACGATCCAGTCCACATAGGCGGAAACTTCGGTGAAGACGCCTGGGAACGGTGGCCGAGCGCAGGGCTTGATGCTCCAGGAAACAATCCCCACCTGGGTGTCGGAGCCAGTGAGAATCAGCGGGCCGCCAGAGTCGCCACTGCATTGGCCCTTTCCGCCCTCGGGCAATCCCGCACAGATCTGGCTCTCGTGCAGCTGCGTCTGATGCCGATCGCTGCACTCCTTATCGCTAAACACCTGCAGCTGGACCTTCTGTAGATGCTGCTGGACTACGCCGCCAGTCTGaaattgaattgaatgatTTCTTATGGATACACCGAAGGATAGCTTTCTTTCTTACCGCATTCAATCCCCAGCCCGCAAGGACGGCACTCGCGTTCCCTGGCGTTTCTTGACGAGGCTCCGGTAGACGCACCGGCTGGACAAACTTGCTCAGAGTGACGGGCTGTGCCAGTTGCAGCAATGCGATGTCGTTGACGAACTTGTCATGCGGCTCGTAGCCTGGATGGACGAAGATGGCGGCCACGAGAGCTAGCTCGCTGGAGTTGCGCGCTAAGATCTGGCTGCCGTACTGTATGTTCACTTGCTCGGGCGAGGAGTTGCGCACGCAATGGGCGGCAGTGAGGACCCAGAAAGGGTTAAGCAGCGTGGCTCCGCACGAGTGGTGTCCACTTTTGGCGCGACGCAGCGAGACCACGAAGGGGAACTCCCCCGGGCCAGCGATGGTGCCGTTGACGATTTTTCCATCCTCGCCGGAGGCTCCTGCAAGGATGAAGGCGATGGCCAGGAGAAGCAGCACGAGCCCTACACGCAGAGCCATGTCGGCGTTCTTTGTGTACGGACCGCGAGTAGAGCAGGGCAATTTATGGGCCACGGGGCCCGCATTCGCATTCGCAAGTGGCTTGTTGTGGGTGGAGCTGGCCATGCAGTTGCGGGCGGGTCCTATTAGCCATGCTAATGAGATGCCATACGCGCGATTGTGACTCTGCAGGGCCGAGATTGCGATGGCGGCCCCTCTGCTGTGGCAGAACTTCAAGGCGGTCGTGGCCCGCTACCCGATAATGCGCGGCATGATATCGTATAGCCTGATCTGGCCCACGGGCAGCCTCATTCAGCAGACGGTCGAAGGCAGACGCTGGGGTGAGTTCACAAACTGCCTAAACGGCAGCGGAAGCTGCTGCTCCTGTTCATTCTTCGATCTTTCGTCTTTCAGGCACCTACGACTGGTGGCGCGTGCTCCGGTTCAGCATGTACGGCGGCCTCTTTGTGGCTCCCACGCTATACGGATGGGTCAAGGTGGGTGACCGCTTCCAAGCCAGTTATCGTTCATATCCCGTGCTCCGCAGATCTCCAGCGCCATGTGGCCGCAGACGTCGCTGAGGACTGGTGTCATCAAGGCGGCGGTGGAGACGATCTCCTATACCCCCGGCGCGATGACCTGCTTCTACTTCATCATGAGTCTGCTGGAGTCCAAGACGGTAGAGGAGGCGGTGGCCGAGGTGGGCAAGAAGTTCCTGCCGACGTACAAGGTATGTTAGGTTTTAGGTCTCACATGTGGAAAGTTCTTGTGTACCAACCTTGACTCCGCTTCCAAGGTGGCTCTATCCGTGTGGCCCCTGGTGGCCACCATCAACTTCACCCTGATCCCCGAGCGCAATCGGGTGCCCTTCATCAGTGCCTGCAGCTTGTGCTGGACCTGCTTCCTGGCCTACATGAAGCACCTGGAGCACCACGAAGTGGATAGTGCTATTTAGTGGACGTATTTCTTATAATTATGatagtttaaataaaataaaattagttAGAAACACTGTGGTATTTTTCTCCAAAAGCTGGCCACACTATCATGAGCTAGAGATGTAAAAAGAT harbors:
- the LOC108016591 gene encoding uncharacterized protein isoform X1, encoding MAAPLLWQNFKAVVARYPIMRGMISYSLIWPTGSLIQQTVEGRRWGEFTNCLNGSGSCCSCSFFDLSSFRHLRLVARAPVQHVRRPLCGSHAIRMGQDLQRHVAADVAEDWCHQGGGGDDLLYPRRDDLLLLHHESAGVQDGRGGGGRGGQEVPADVQGGSIRVAPGGHHQLHPDPRAQSGALHQCLQLVLDLLPGLHEAPGAPRSG
- the LOC108016591 gene encoding uncharacterized protein isoform X2, with protein sequence MAAPLLWQNFKAVVARYPIMRGMISYSLIWPTGSLIQQTVEGRRWGTYDWWRVLRFSMYGGLFVAPTLYGWVKISSAMWPQTSLRTGVIKAAVETISYTPGAMTCFYFIMSLLESKTVEEAVAEVGKKFLPTYKVALSVWPLVATINFTLIPERNRVPFISACSLCWTCFLAYMKHLEHHEVDSAI
- the LOC108016592 gene encoding mpv17-like protein, with translation MVPQAVKLLQSSLGQWRRGVASGVKLHPMAKGALTYAVMWPTGSLIQQALEGRKLRDYDWARALRFSLFGALYVAPTLYGWVRLTSAMWPQTNLRTGIVKAITEQLSYGPFACVSFFMGMSLLELKTFSQAVDETKEKAAPTYKVGVCIWPFLQTINFSLVPEHNRVVFVSICSLMWTIFLAYMKTRHEEQADTADLPCT
- the LOC108016585 gene encoding trypsin-1, coding for MASSTHNKPLANANAGPVAHKLPCSTRGPYTKNADMALRVGLVLLLLAIAFILAGASGEDGKIVNGTIAGPGEFPFVVSLRRAKSGHHSCGATLLNPFWVLTAAHCVRNSSPEQVNIQYGSQILARNSSELALVAAIFVHPGYEPHDKFVNDIALLQLAQPVTLSKFVQPVRLPEPRQETPGNASAVLAGWGLNATGGVVQQHLQKVQLQVFSDKECSDRHQTQLHESQICAGLPEGGKGQCSGDSGGPLILTGSDTQVGIVSWSIKPCARPPFPGVFTEVSAYVDWIVETVGSSSTLSSLWVGRLVVGRSPPDLSS
- the O-fut2 gene encoding GDP-fucose protein O-fucosyltransferase 2; protein product: MRGSWPRLGPPALALLHVHLLLLLLLHLLVGTEAAFRNGTASRRSGGFRKSSATCAKRMLSEILPLPETCPPEVLALRGTVYILYDVNISEGFNLRRDVYIRMAVFVRRLRRRQRFRNVRLVLPPWPRLYHWHSQGLQQAGLPWSHFFDLASLRRYAPVLDYEEFLAEQRLFGNPGAPLVHVTHAFRLQHYEIMLEQGIFRDKFERITDKPCSEGSLSGGPLLQQPELRVGRFHCVRFQGSAGLLEQLLRGAIDEDTAGTEDADDMRTCALLSAETVLHDHWGDEHFWRARRSMRFARHLDQVADDFRQQALATTTDSAGVQRPAMWELERPKRNARGGDYLCAHLRRGDFVRSREATTPTLKAAAQQVKQLLRAFNLTTVFLASDATPYELMELKELFYRFRFVHFAPESNVQRRELKDGGVAVVDQLVCAYARYFVGTYESTFTYRIYEEREILGFSQANTFNTFCKALGGSCSRNAVWPIVWDGDFDGDSEEDTDSDPY